One region of Populus trichocarpa isolate Nisqually-1 chromosome 4, P.trichocarpa_v4.1, whole genome shotgun sequence genomic DNA includes:
- the LOC7477398 gene encoding non-classical arabinogalactan protein 31 produces the protein MGFVIAKALVPFLLSLLCFTVFSEKAESLPAEAPHHRGSYHHHPTAAPVSAPPSHAPSQAPTPHHHHHHHGHAPAPAPVHTPAHAPVHPPKPHIPPPVPTHFPRKLVAVQGVVYCKSCNYSGVDTLLGAKPVLGATVKLQCNNTMKPQDVKTTTDKNGYFLIKAPGTITNYGVHKCKVWLVSAPSTACSKITNLHGGLTGAMLRPEKKPFVDEKKREFALFSVGPFAFESKCPR, from the exons atgGGTTTTGTTATAGCTAAAGCACTTGTGCCATTCCTCCTTTCATTGCTATGCTTCACTGTTTTTAGTGAAAAAGCTGAGTCACTGCCAGCTGAGGCACCCCATCACCGGGGCTCCTACCACCACCACCCAACAGCAGCACCAGTGAGTGCGCCACCGAGTCATGCACCTAGCCAAGCACCAACcccacaccaccaccaccaccatcatggTCACGCACCAGCTCCTGCACCTGTTCACACTCCAGCACATGCACCAGTGCACCCACCAAAGCCTCACATTCCCCCACCAGTACCCACTCACTTCCCAAGAAAGCTCGTAGCAGTTCAAGGTGTTGTTTACTGCAAATCTTGCAACTATTCTGGGGTTGATACCCTCTTGGGAGCAAAACCAGTTCTTG GTGCTACTGTAAAACTACAGTGCAATAATACCATGAAGCCACAAGACGTGAAGACTACAACCGACAAGAATGGTTACTTCCTCATCAAAGCGCCCGGGACCATCACCAACTATGGAGTTCACAAGTGCAAGGTGTGGCTAGTCTCAGCACCAAGTACTGCTTGCAGCAAGATAACTAATCTCCATGGTGGACTGACCGGCGCCATGTTGAGGCCTGAGAAGAAGCCTTTTGTTGATGAAAAGAAGCGTGAATTTGCTCTCTTCAGTGTTGGCCCTTTTGCTTTCGAGTCCAAATGCCCTCGTTAA
- the LOC7456791 gene encoding VQ motif-containing protein 4: protein METSPRHRDNQNPQSLFPSPTSYSSSSNSNSNSSSTTATTNNVALNNNINHPPPLPSPKPISRSESTNPYPTTFVQADSSSFKQVVQMLTGSPKPKPTCTTTTTTTTTTPNTSQVDPLPKTHNIPPIKSMPKKNQSSGFKLYERRNSLKNLKINPLNPIFAQPSSGFSSRKPEILSPSILDFPALVLSPVTPLIPDPFDRSGSAKYTNSFSPINTSTTNNNNVVNAEAMDTDAEEKAIKEKGFYLHPSPGSSPRETEPRLLPLFPITSPRISGSVNPSS from the coding sequence ATGGAAACCTCACCAAGACATCGAGATAATCAAAACCCACAGTCTCTGTTTCCTTCACCAACTAgctacagcagcagcagcaacagcaacagcaacagcagctCCACCACCGCCACCACAAATAATGTTGCACTCAACAACAATATTAACCACCCTCCACCACTTCCATCACCCAAACCCATTTCCAGATCCGAATCCACTAACCCATACCCGACAACTTTTGTCCAAGCTGACAGTTCTTCCTTCAAACAAGTAGTCCAGATGTTGACTGGATCACCCAAACCCAAACCTACatgcaccaccaccaccaccaccaccaccacgacCCCCAACACCTCACAAGTCGACCCATTACCTAAAACCCACAACATCCCTCCAATTAAATCCATGCCCAAAAAGAACCAGTCTTCCGGGTTCAAGCTTTATGAACGTAGAAACTCACTCAAGAACCTCAAGATCAACCCTTTAAATCCAATTTTTGCCCAACCCAGTTCAGGTTTTTCTTCAAGGAAACCAGAGATCCTCTCCCCAAGCATTCTCGATTTCCCAGCTCTTGTTTTAAGCCCGGTTACTCCTTTAATACCCGACCCGTTTGACCGATCCGGATCGGCAAAGTATACTAATAGTTTTAGTCCCATTAACACCTCCACCACCAACAACAATAACGTTGTTAATGCTGAGGCAATGGATACTGATGCAGAGGAGAAAGCAATTAAAGAGAAAGGATTTTACTTGCACCCGTCACCCGGATCCTCACCAAGAGAAACGGAGCCCCGATTGCTGCCTCTATTTCCTATTACCTCACCAAGAATTTCAGGTTCTGTTAATCCTTCATCCTAA